A genomic segment from Campylobacter concisus encodes:
- the carA gene encoding glutamine-hydrolyzing carbamoyl-phosphate synthase small subunit produces the protein MKAYIYIENGVFLEAKAFGAHGECAGELVFNTSMTGYEEIMSDPSYAGQFIVFTMPEIGIVGINEDDMESLRIHASGVIMRSYNEIPSNYRSQKSLGKFFEEQGKFGVYDVDTRFLTKMLRDEGALMAYISTQISDKDELKRRLESSGRIENINYVKTVSAMDEYEHKKGAWDRNLKSYKPLKSIGKKIAVFDFGVKRNILNELCETGLEVIVVPHDTKAEILIEKFKNGEINGVFLSNGPGEPKNLKAEIGEIKKMIEARIPIFGICLGHQLLSNAFGYETYKLKFGQHGANHPVLNLETKAIEITTQNHNYNVPESIAEVAVVTHRNLFDNTIEGVRYKDYSIFSVQHHPEASGGPSESKYIFKQFLEIL, from the coding sequence ATGAAAGCTTACATTTATATTGAAAATGGTGTTTTTTTAGAAGCAAAAGCTTTTGGTGCTCACGGCGAGTGTGCAGGTGAGCTCGTTTTTAATACCTCGATGACTGGCTACGAAGAGATCATGAGCGATCCAAGCTATGCTGGTCAGTTTATCGTCTTTACTATGCCAGAAATAGGCATAGTTGGTATAAATGAAGACGATATGGAGAGTCTTAGAATTCATGCAAGTGGCGTTATAATGAGAAGCTACAATGAAATTCCATCAAACTACCGCTCGCAAAAATCTTTGGGAAAATTTTTCGAAGAGCAAGGTAAATTTGGCGTTTATGACGTTGATACTAGATTCCTCACAAAGATGCTACGCGATGAAGGTGCCTTGATGGCTTATATCTCAACGCAGATAAGTGATAAAGATGAGCTAAAACGTAGGCTTGAAAGTAGCGGACGCATCGAAAATATAAACTACGTAAAAACAGTTAGTGCGATGGATGAATATGAGCACAAAAAAGGTGCTTGGGATAGAAATTTAAAGTCATATAAGCCGCTAAAAAGTATTGGTAAAAAGATAGCTGTTTTTGACTTTGGTGTAAAGAGAAATATCTTAAACGAGCTATGTGAAACTGGTCTTGAAGTCATTGTCGTGCCACACGACACTAAGGCTGAAATTTTGATAGAAAAATTTAAAAATGGCGAGATAAATGGGGTATTCTTATCAAATGGTCCTGGTGAGCCAAAAAATTTAAAGGCCGAAATAGGCGAGATCAAAAAGATGATTGAAGCTAGGATACCGATATTTGGCATTTGCCTTGGACATCAGTTACTCTCAAACGCCTTTGGGTACGAGACATATAAGCTTAAATTTGGTCAGCACGGAGCAAATCACCCAGTACTAAATTTAGAAACTAAAGCGATCGAGATAACAACACAAAATCACAACTACAACGTACCTGAGAGTATCGCAGAAGTAGCTGTTGTGACTCATAGAAATTTATTTGACAACACGATCGAGGGCGTGAGATACAAAGACTATTCAATCTTTTCAGTTCAGCACCACCCAGAAGCAAGTGGTGGTCCAAGCGAGAGTAAATATATATTTAAGCAGTTTTTAGAAATTTTATAA
- a CDS encoding sulfite exporter TauE/SafE family protein, producing MQNINLYMIISVAFLSSFSHCVGMCSGFLSLQTLFFKGKSKREILMLSTLYSLARIFAYVVLGALFGTFGAVISFSMQARGLIFFIVGLVITFIGIALLLRGELLKFVENQKALNFVVRLAKTRIQKKNLTNFLLLGFLNGFLPCGVVYYFLALGILSANFIDSAFIMLVFGLCTLPAMLLASFVFGILNEKFKDIMFKISASIMIINGIYLSFLGYRANA from the coding sequence ATGCAAAATATAAACCTTTACATGATTATCTCAGTTGCATTTTTAAGTAGCTTTAGTCATTGTGTAGGTATGTGCAGCGGATTTTTGAGCTTACAGACTCTATTTTTTAAAGGCAAAAGCAAGAGAGAAATTCTAATGCTAAGTACGCTTTATAGTCTAGCTAGAATTTTTGCTTATGTAGTTTTAGGAGCTTTGTTTGGCACCTTTGGAGCTGTTATTAGCTTTAGCATGCAAGCAAGAGGTCTTATATTTTTTATAGTTGGCTTAGTGATCACGTTTATCGGCATTGCCTTGCTTCTTAGGGGCGAGCTTTTAAAATTTGTAGAGAATCAAAAGGCACTTAATTTTGTAGTAAGACTTGCAAAAACAAGGATTCAAAAGAAAAATTTAACAAATTTTTTATTACTTGGTTTTTTAAATGGCTTTTTGCCTTGTGGTGTGGTTTATTATTTTTTGGCACTTGGGATTTTAAGTGCAAATTTTATTGATTCGGCTTTTATAATGCTTGTATTTGGTCTTTGTACATTGCCAGCTATGCTTTTGGCTAGCTTTGTATTTGGAATTTTAAATGAAAAATTTAAAGACATAATGTTTAAGATTTCGGCTAGCATAATGATAATAAATGGAATTTATCTATCATTTTTAGGGTATAGAGCAAATGCCTAA
- a CDS encoding response regulator transcription factor, which translates to MSKILNNLTVLIVENEGDGKKIVQEVMRDKFEKVITAQNGDEGLKKFKKYNPNMVITDVFMPIMNGLDMAKSIKEISKDTPIIVFSTNSEKETLLKAIDVGIDKYVLKPIDLDDFLVTLENVAKNKIETANIIQVTNGYSFNKIKRVLIRDGVEISLTKKELAFISLLIKRLGTLVLHDEIKNVVWVGESVTEAAIRTFVKRVRDKVGSNFIKNVPGLGYKIDRRLS; encoded by the coding sequence ATGAGCAAGATTCTTAATAATCTAACCGTTCTTATCGTTGAAAATGAGGGAGATGGTAAAAAAATAGTACAAGAAGTTATGCGAGATAAATTCGAAAAAGTTATCACTGCTCAAAATGGCGATGAAGGACTTAAGAAATTTAAAAAATATAATCCAAATATGGTTATAACAGACGTTTTTATGCCTATAATGAATGGCCTTGATATGGCTAAAAGCATTAAAGAAATTTCAAAAGATACACCTATTATAGTTTTTAGTACAAATAGTGAAAAAGAAACACTTCTAAAAGCGATAGATGTTGGTATTGATAAATACGTTTTAAAGCCGATTGATCTTGATGATTTTTTGGTTACGTTAGAAAATGTCGCTAAAAATAAGATAGAAACAGCAAATATTATTCAGGTTACAAATGGATATAGTTTTAATAAAATAAAACGTGTGCTTATCAGAGATGGTGTTGAAATTTCTCTTACAAAAAAAGAACTTGCATTTATATCTTTACTCATAAAAAGACTTGGTACGCTTGTGCTTCACGATGAAATAAAAAATGTTGTTTGGGTTGGCGAGAGTGTGACAGAGGCTGCTATTAGGACCTTTGTTAAACGTGTCAGGGATAAAGTCGGTAGTAATTTTATAAAAAATGTTCCTGGACTTGGTTACAAAATAGATAGAAGACTCTCCTAG
- the ccoN gene encoding cytochrome-c oxidase, cbb3-type subunit I: MRPSQLLHYDYSVAKLFMFSTIFFGIVGMAIGVLVAFQLACPDLNYIAGEYSAFGRLRPLHTNGIIFGFMLSGIFATWYYIGQRVLKVSMSESPFLMFIGKLHFWLYILVMILAVVTLFMGESTSKEYAELEWPLDIAVVVVWVLWGVSIFGLIGIRREKTLYISVWYYIATFLGVAMLYLFNNMEIPTRLVSGYGSWLHSVSMYAGSNDALVQWWYGHNAVAFVFTVAIIAQIYYFLPKESGQPIFSYKLSLFSFWGLMFIYLWAGGHHLIYTAVPDWMQTMGSVFSIVLILPSWGSAINMLLTMKGEWMQLRESPLIKFMILASTFYMFSTLEGPILAIKSVNALAHYTDWVPGHVHDGALGWVGFMTMAALYHMTPRVFKREIYSKSLMEAQFWIQTTGIVLYFASMWIAGITQGMMWRATDSYGNLLYSFIDTVVVLIPYYYIRAIGGLLYLIGFLMFAYNIYKSTSAKAILAEPKSATPMGGAKANAEVM, translated from the coding sequence ATGCGACCATCCCAGTTGCTACATTATGATTATAGTGTGGCAAAACTCTTTATGTTCTCCACGATATTTTTTGGTATTGTTGGCATGGCTATTGGTGTTTTGGTGGCTTTTCAGCTTGCCTGTCCTGATCTAAACTATATAGCTGGTGAGTATTCGGCATTTGGTAGATTGCGTCCTCTTCATACTAACGGTATCATTTTTGGTTTTATGCTCTCTGGTATATTTGCCACTTGGTATTACATTGGACAGCGTGTTCTAAAAGTATCAATGAGCGAATCTCCGTTTTTGATGTTCATTGGTAAGCTTCATTTTTGGCTTTATATACTTGTTATGATTCTAGCTGTTGTGACGCTTTTTATGGGCGAGAGTACATCTAAGGAGTATGCCGAGCTTGAGTGGCCACTAGATATTGCAGTAGTAGTAGTCTGGGTGCTTTGGGGTGTAAGTATATTTGGACTTATTGGTATACGCCGCGAGAAAACACTTTATATCTCGGTTTGGTATTACATTGCTACATTTCTTGGCGTTGCTATGCTTTATCTATTTAATAACATGGAAATTCCAACAAGACTAGTTAGTGGATATGGCTCATGGCTACACTCAGTTTCGATGTATGCTGGCTCAAACGATGCTTTGGTTCAGTGGTGGTATGGTCATAACGCAGTTGCATTTGTATTTACAGTAGCGATCATCGCCCAAATTTATTATTTCTTGCCAAAAGAGAGTGGACAGCCAATATTTTCTTATAAGCTTTCGTTATTTTCATTCTGGGGCCTTATGTTTATTTATCTTTGGGCTGGCGGTCACCACCTAATATATACTGCTGTGCCTGATTGGATGCAGACTATGGGTTCGGTTTTTTCTATTGTTTTGATTTTGCCTTCTTGGGGTTCAGCTATTAATATGCTTCTTACAATGAAAGGCGAATGGATGCAACTTCGCGAGAGCCCGCTTATTAAATTTATGATTCTAGCTTCAACTTTTTATATGTTTTCAACTCTTGAAGGTCCTATCCTAGCTATCAAATCTGTAAATGCACTAGCTCACTATACTGACTGGGTGCCAGGGCACGTACATGATGGTGCACTTGGCTGGGTTGGTTTTATGACTATGGCAGCACTTTATCACATGACGCCACGTGTCTTTAAGCGCGAAATTTATTCAAAATCCTTAATGGAAGCTCAATTTTGGATACAAACAACAGGTATCGTTTTATACTTTGCTTCGATGTGGATTGCTGGTATTACGCAAGGTATGATGTGGAGAGCGACTGATAGCTATGGAAATTTACTCTACTCATTTATTGATACTGTTGTAGTGCTTATACCTTATTATTACATTAGAGCTATTGGTGGACTTTTGTATTTGATTGGCTTTTTGATGTTTGCTTATAATATCTACAAATCAACTTCTGCTAAAGCTATTTTGGCAGAGCCAAAAAGTGCAACGCCTATGGGCGGTGCTAAAGCCAATGCGGAGGTGATGTGA
- the ccoO gene encoding cytochrome-c oxidase, cbb3-type subunit II encodes MFAWLEKNPFFFAVCVFIVIAYAGVVEILPDFANRARPLEGTKPYTVLELAGKNIYIQNGCNTCHSQMIRPFKAETDRYGMYSLSGEFAYDRPHLWGSKRTGPDLMRVGNYRTTDWHENHMLNPASVVPGSIMPAYPFLFKKNADIETAYAEALTVKKVFNTPYDEKDMPALGTFEQANANVKEQAASIVESMKDEQVKSAFAKGEIRQIVALIAYLNSLK; translated from the coding sequence ATGTTTGCTTGGTTAGAAAAAAATCCATTCTTTTTTGCAGTTTGCGTCTTTATCGTCATAGCCTATGCTGGTGTGGTAGAAATTTTACCTGACTTTGCAAATAGAGCTAGACCACTTGAGGGTACAAAGCCTTATACAGTTTTAGAGCTTGCTGGAAAAAATATATATATACAAAATGGTTGCAACACTTGCCACTCACAGATGATACGTCCGTTTAAAGCAGAGACTGATAGATACGGTATGTACTCACTAAGCGGCGAATTTGCTTATGATCGTCCTCATCTTTGGGGTTCAAAAAGAACGGGTCCAGATCTTATGCGTGTGGGTAATTATAGAACGACAGATTGGCATGAAAATCATATGTTAAACCCAGCCTCTGTTGTGCCAGGCTCGATCATGCCGGCATATCCATTTTTATTTAAGAAAAATGCTGATATAGAGACTGCTTACGCTGAAGCACTAACTGTTAAAAAGGTCTTTAACACGCCTTATGATGAGAAAGATATGCCAGCTCTTGGCACTTTTGAGCAAGCAAATGCTAACGTGAAAGAGCAGGCTGCAAGTATCGTTGAAAGTATGAAAGATGAGCAAGTAAAAAGTGCTTTTGCAAAAGGTGAAATTCGCCAGATCGTGGCACTTATCGCCTATCTAAATAGCCTAAAATAG
- a CDS encoding cytochrome c oxidase, cbb3-type, CcoQ subunit translates to MDIRELQAYGYFILTAFLAITLYAYFFHLYKSEKQGRRNYEKYSRLALDDEIGSKILEQKATKESVCNG, encoded by the coding sequence ATGGATATTAGAGAACTTCAAGCTTATGGCTATTTTATTTTGACAGCATTCTTAGCTATCACTTTGTACGCTTATTTTTTTCATCTTTACAAAAGCGAAAAGCAAGGTAGAAGAAATTATGAGAAGTATTCAAGATTAGCCCTAGATGATGAGATCGGAAGTAAAATTTTAGAGCAAAAGGCTACAAAGGAGAGCGTATGCAATGGCTAA
- a CDS encoding cbb3-type cytochrome c oxidase N-terminal domain-containing protein — protein sequence MQWLNLEDNINLLALIGAILIIVLTVVVAGKYVGQMKVKKDESVELSEHNWDGIGEYKNPVPFGWAVVFLLTLVWAIWYYLLGYPLNSYSQIGEYNKEVKEANAKFEKEYANPSKETLHAMGESVFLVQCSACHGITGDGIGGKAANLQIWGSEQGIIDTILNGSKGLDYPMGEMPAGLADADGAKAIAAYVAKEISAIKSTKNENLVAMGKELYAACAACHGDDGKGMDGMSADLSKYGSSEFIVDVLNRGKNGNIGVMPKFNDGRLNEIQQKAVGEYVISLSKGE from the coding sequence ATGCAATGGCTAAATTTAGAAGATAATATAAATTTACTTGCGTTAATAGGTGCCATCTTAATTATCGTACTAACTGTCGTTGTAGCTGGCAAGTATGTTGGTCAAATGAAAGTTAAAAAAGATGAAAGCGTAGAGCTTAGCGAGCACAACTGGGATGGGATAGGCGAATATAAAAACCCAGTTCCATTTGGTTGGGCAGTAGTTTTTTTACTAACGCTTGTTTGGGCAATCTGGTATTATTTACTTGGTTATCCACTAAATTCTTACTCACAAATCGGTGAATATAATAAAGAGGTAAAAGAGGCAAACGCTAAATTTGAAAAAGAGTATGCAAACCCAAGCAAAGAAACGCTTCATGCTATGGGAGAGAGCGTATTTTTAGTGCAATGCTCAGCATGTCATGGCATCACAGGCGATGGCATTGGTGGCAAAGCTGCAAATTTACAAATTTGGGGTAGCGAACAAGGAATAATTGATACGATACTAAATGGCTCAAAAGGGCTTGATTATCCTATGGGCGAGATGCCAGCAGGGCTAGCTGATGCTGATGGAGCAAAGGCTATTGCAGCTTATGTTGCAAAAGAGATAAGTGCTATAAAAAGTACAAAAAATGAAAATTTAGTAGCTATGGGAAAAGAGCTTTACGCAGCTTGTGCAGCTTGTCACGGAGATGATGGCAAAGGCATGGATGGTATGTCGGCTGATCTTAGTAAATATGGTTCAAGTGAGTTCATAGTGGATGTACTAAATCGTGGTAAAAACGGCAACATCGGTGTTATGCCTAAATTTAATGATGGCAGATTAAACGAGATACAACAAAAAGCAGTTGGCGAATATGTCATATCGCTATCAAAGGGCGAATAA
- a CDS encoding DUF4006 family protein, producing the protein MENKNRNIFALNGISGYLVAVLLLLSILGVLTYIGIGLQKDVATKPYSLKDASSIEMKSVDNAKHVIIKE; encoded by the coding sequence ATGGAAAATAAAAATAGAAACATCTTTGCTTTAAATGGCATTAGCGGTTATTTGGTGGCGGTTTTGCTTTTGCTATCTATCCTTGGCGTACTTACTTATATTGGTATTGGCTTGCAAAAAGATGTAGCAACCAAGCCTTACTCATTAAAAGATGCAAGTAGCATTGAGATGAAGAGCGTTGATAACGCTAAACACGTCATTATAAAGGAGTAG
- a CDS encoding FixH family protein, which produces MDKKTFWPYAIVLSFIAIIIACAVTIIIALKHPVEMDSSYMQSYQNVDENITFIKESEKRFDEKFDLKFEPNFNALNAKFKFHLTPKKGEISALKYEILLTRPQTNKENKILRASWQENDLVSEETSLQEGRWQLLLRLSDTNDTRYYKFDLNVTK; this is translated from the coding sequence ATGGATAAAAAAACCTTTTGGCCTTATGCTATCGTACTTAGCTTCATTGCTATCATTATCGCTTGCGCAGTAACGATCATCATAGCGCTAAAACATCCAGTCGAAATGGATAGCTCTTATATGCAAAGCTACCAAAATGTCGATGAAAACATAACCTTTATCAAAGAGAGTGAAAAACGCTTTGATGAGAAATTTGATCTAAAATTTGAGCCAAATTTTAATGCTCTAAATGCTAAGTTTAAATTTCATCTAACTCCAAAAAAAGGAGAAATTTCAGCTTTAAAATATGAAATTTTACTCACTCGCCCACAGACAAATAAAGAAAATAAAATTTTAAGAGCTTCATGGCAAGAAAATGATCTAGTAAGCGAAGAAACAAGTCTACAAGAAGGCAGGTGGCAGCTACTTTTAAGGCTAAGTGACACTAATGATACAAGGTATTATAAATTTGACCTTAATGTCACAAAATGA
- a CDS encoding flavin reductase, which yields MHKELNRQGFYYGFPVLLATTKDKNANDDITVLSSSWTLGNTVVLGIGIENQGFKNIKNGSDITLNLCDESLLEAVQKMEKLTGDSEVPEEKKNLGYTYEHDKFKAANLSKEPGINAKTVRIKECKVQIETVVENIELKEWFSIVTCKITGIFVDENLLKDKKIDTQKWHPLIYKFKEYVGTCERLGLNFGFKEI from the coding sequence ATGCATAAAGAGTTAAACAGACAAGGTTTTTACTATGGCTTTCCGGTTTTGCTAGCCACCACAAAAGATAAAAATGCAAACGATGATATCACGGTGCTTTCATCCTCTTGGACGTTAGGAAATACAGTGGTGCTTGGCATAGGCATTGAAAATCAAGGCTTTAAAAATATCAAAAATGGTTCAGATATCACGCTAAATTTATGTGATGAGAGTCTGCTAGAAGCTGTGCAAAAAATGGAAAAACTAACTGGTGATAGTGAAGTACCAGAAGAAAAAAAGAATCTTGGCTACACCTACGAGCACGACAAATTTAAGGCAGCAAATCTCAGCAAAGAGCCTGGTATAAATGCAAAAACCGTCAGAATAAAAGAGTGCAAGGTACAGATAGAAACGGTTGTAGAAAATATAGAGTTAAAAGAGTGGTTTAGCATAGTTACTTGCAAAATTACAGGCATTTTTGTAGATGAAAATTTACTAAAAGATAAAAAGATAGATACGCAAAAATGGCATCCATTAATCTATAAATTTAAAGAATATGTCGGCACTTGCGAGCGTTTGGGATTAAATTTTGGATTTAAAGAGATTTGA